The following proteins are encoded in a genomic region of Anticarsia gemmatalis isolate Benzon Research Colony breed Stoneville strain chromosome 17, ilAntGemm2 primary, whole genome shotgun sequence:
- the LOC142979856 gene encoding uncharacterized protein LOC142979856, giving the protein MMKTCLCVSLLVCAIVAMVNGLPEPGHYHDYDHGHGGYEDYGYGHGHHDYGHGHGHYDHGYGHGHGHGHYDGYGHGYGHGYGGHGHHGGHDHYGIGGIFGFGR; this is encoded by the exons ATGATGAAGACT tgcCTTTGTGTTTCCCTTCTGGTGTGCGCTATAGTGGCGATGGTCAACGGTCTACCGGAACCTGGCCACTATCACGATTATGACCATGGTCACGGAGGATACGAAGACTACGGATATGGGCATGGTCATCATGACTATGGACATGGGCACGGTCATTACGACCACGGGTACGGACACGGGCATGGACACGGTCACTATGACGGTTATGGGCACGGATATGGACACGGATATGGCGGCCATGGTCATCACGGTGGACATGACCACTACGGAATCGGTGGAATATTTGGATTTGGACGTTAA